A portion of the Calothrix sp. 336/3 genome contains these proteins:
- a CDS encoding single-stranded DNA-binding protein: MNNCILMAEIIQEPQLRHTPDGLELAEMTVEFPGTRAEDPSGTLRVVGWGNLAKEIHQGFHLGDRVLIEGRLGMHTINRPEGFKEKRAELTVQKIHSLGGGSITTASATVARNNTPTTLTTPTTPTTPLVNTPQPSYTEVAPANTSYERPSYAAPPQEEPDMDDIPF; this comes from the coding sequence ATGAATAATTGTATTTTGATGGCAGAAATTATCCAAGAACCCCAACTGCGCCATACCCCTGATGGGTTAGAGTTAGCAGAGATGACCGTTGAGTTCCCTGGTACAAGGGCAGAGGATCCGAGTGGGACATTACGGGTAGTCGGTTGGGGTAATTTGGCAAAGGAGATACATCAGGGTTTTCACTTAGGCGATCGCGTGCTGATTGAAGGACGTTTGGGAATGCATACCATTAACCGTCCGGAGGGTTTCAAGGAAAAACGTGCTGAACTAACTGTGCAAAAAATCCACTCCCTCGGTGGAGGAAGTATTACAACTGCTTCCGCGACAGTTGCCAGAAATAACACACCCACGACACTCACCACACCCACTACACCCACCACACCATTGGTAAATACTCCCCAACCAAGTTATACAGAAGTTGCACCAGCCAATACTAGTTATGAACGTCCATCCTATGCTGCACCACCTCAAGAAGAACCAGATATGGATGATATTCCTTTCTAG
- a CDS encoding glycosyltransferase family 4 protein, giving the protein MRTLFITKEVPYPTIGGVSLRTWQNINIMMKSGEVGVFSVSNWTPKHTSLPGVAVWKHCNVTEKRSPKEQFINRLWWFSPRKHPDTLWGYSHATEEALNQLLQEFKPDIVILEEIWVYPYLQVVKNHPCKIIFDNHNVEASLWEQRHSNSNNWKFRLRNTIHLAHLKRIEKDFISQVNQVWMCSEEDVHLLKKFYLHFVPTYAVPNSINVSAYDSIRSGEFTPPPELANNPYNLLFLGQLSYSPNTVAAELLIQKIFPEIQKIYPQSRLLLVGRTPTAYMLEAAAKNPHIIVTGSVPDVKPYIAAASIMVVPLMQGGGTRLKIVEAFAAGCPVISTAKGCEGIKAKDGEELLIRNTVSEIVAGIQEIWSDSYLGEKLANSAYELVQKEYSWEATARKIDQAIHDLLHVS; this is encoded by the coding sequence ATGCGTACCCTATTTATCACCAAAGAAGTACCCTATCCAACAATTGGAGGTGTGAGTTTACGCACCTGGCAAAACATCAACATTATGATGAAATCTGGAGAAGTTGGTGTTTTTTCTGTTTCTAATTGGACTCCTAAGCATACTTCTCTCCCTGGGGTTGCAGTTTGGAAACATTGTAATGTAACGGAAAAACGTTCTCCAAAAGAACAATTTATCAATCGTTTATGGTGGTTTTCTCCTCGGAAACATCCAGATACTCTTTGGGGATATTCTCATGCAACAGAAGAAGCATTAAATCAACTACTACAAGAATTTAAGCCAGATATTGTTATTCTGGAAGAAATTTGGGTATATCCCTATTTACAGGTAGTAAAAAATCACCCTTGTAAAATCATTTTTGATAATCATAATGTCGAGGCTTCTTTATGGGAGCAGCGACATAGTAATAGTAATAATTGGAAATTTCGACTGAGAAATACAATTCATTTAGCCCATCTCAAACGCATAGAAAAAGACTTTATTAGCCAAGTCAATCAAGTATGGATGTGCAGTGAAGAAGATGTACATCTACTCAAAAAATTTTACTTGCACTTTGTCCCTACCTATGCAGTACCTAATAGTATTAATGTTTCTGCCTATGACAGTATTCGCTCAGGTGAATTTACTCCTCCTCCTGAACTCGCAAATAATCCCTATAACTTGCTATTTTTAGGTCAACTTTCCTACTCACCCAATACTGTTGCAGCAGAATTATTAATTCAAAAAATATTCCCAGAAATTCAAAAAATTTATCCCCAAAGTCGATTACTATTAGTCGGACGTACACCAACTGCCTATATGTTAGAAGCGGCAGCAAAAAATCCTCATATTATTGTGACTGGAAGTGTACCTGATGTGAAGCCTTATATTGCAGCAGCAAGCATTATGGTTGTACCTTTAATGCAAGGTGGAGGAACTCGCTTAAAAATAGTGGAAGCATTTGCCGCAGGTTGTCCGGTAATTAGTACTGCGAAGGGTTGTGAAGGAATTAAAGCTAAAGATGGGGAAGAGTTGTTAATTAGAAATACTGTATCTGAAATTGTTGCTGGTATACAGGAAATTTGGTCTGATTCTTATCTTGGGGAAAAACTGGCGAATTCTGCCTATGAATTAGTTCAAAAAGAATATTCTTGGGAAGCAACTGCACGAAAAATAGATCAGGCAATTCATGATTTATTACATGTTTCGTAG
- the rsmH gene encoding 16S rRNA (cytosine(1402)-N(4))-methyltransferase RsmH yields MNPHSTEQTTTFSHIPVLPEAVIEGLAVRSRGHYLDVTVGGGGHTRLILESMPDVRVTALDQDGDALAAAKQELAEFGDRVTFVHSNFASYIYSPGAFDGILADLGVSSYHLDTPDRGFSFRQTGDLDMRMDRTQSLTAAELINYGDEGELANIFFQYGEERLSRRIARRIVEKRPFQTTTELAEAIATAVPGKYRHGRIHPATRVFQALRIAVNDELGVLTSFLAKAPLGLVPGGRIAVISFHSLEDRIVKHSLRNSPLLQVVTKKPIIAQEEEIANNSRARSAKLRVAQRLTSVE; encoded by the coding sequence ATGAATCCCCATTCTACTGAGCAGACAACGACTTTTTCCCATATACCCGTGCTTCCGGAAGCTGTAATTGAGGGTTTAGCTGTGCGATCGCGGGGACATTATTTAGATGTTACGGTGGGTGGTGGTGGTCATACGCGGTTAATTTTAGAATCTATGCCAGATGTACGGGTGACTGCTTTGGATCAGGATGGGGATGCGTTGGCAGCAGCAAAGCAGGAGTTGGCAGAGTTTGGCGATCGCGTGACTTTTGTTCATAGTAATTTTGCTAGTTATATCTACTCTCCGGGAGCTTTTGATGGGATTTTGGCTGATTTGGGTGTGAGTTCCTATCACCTGGATACTCCCGATAGGGGTTTTAGTTTTCGCCAAACGGGGGATTTGGATATGCGTATGGATCGCACCCAGTCGTTAACGGCAGCAGAATTAATTAATTATGGGGATGAGGGGGAATTGGCAAATATTTTCTTTCAGTATGGTGAAGAAAGACTGTCTCGACGTATTGCCAGACGGATTGTGGAAAAGCGCCCCTTTCAGACTACGACGGAATTAGCGGAGGCGATCGCCACTGCTGTTCCAGGGAAATATCGTCATGGTAGAATCCACCCGGCAACTCGGGTTTTTCAAGCTTTACGGATTGCGGTGAATGATGAGTTGGGGGTGTTAACAAGTTTTCTCGCCAAAGCACCCCTAGGATTAGTTCCGGGGGGAAGAATAGCTGTGATTAGTTTTCATAGCTTGGAAGACAGAATCGTCAAGCATAGTTTACGCAATTCACCCTTGTTGCAGGTGGTCACGAAAAAGCCGATAATTGCCCAGGAAGAGGAAATTGCCAATAATTCCAGAGCGAGATCGGCAAAGTTGCGTGTGGCGCAAAGACTAACGTCCGTAGAATGA
- a CDS encoding FAD-dependent oxidoreductase, giving the protein MAIHITSNASQEIIDTQTTDCCIVGGGPAGTLLALLLARQGIHVILLETHKDFDRDFRGDTIHPSVMEIMAELDLAESLLQLPHTKMHRMSLGTSEKQAVIADFSHLKTAYPYITMLPQVKFLEFITTEAKKYPNFQLVMGANVQEILRVNNTTIGVSYRGQGGWHEVRAKLTVGADGRHSKLRQLGEFEAISTSAPMDVLWFRLPKHREEAPGGMGRIGRGHIVAMLDRGEQWQIAYVIPKGTYQKIRHQGLEILRQSVIEVVPELVDRIAFLHDWSQIAFLSVESDRLKCWYSQGLLLIGDAAHVMSPIGGVGINYAIQDAVVASNVLSKPLKTGTLNVDDLAQVQRQRELPTRVIQTFQSLIQQRIFAPALDSQNSQPFQPPRWLGLPGLRDFPARLIAFGVFPAHVKM; this is encoded by the coding sequence ATGGCTATCCATATTACCTCTAACGCTTCCCAGGAAATTATTGATACCCAGACCACAGATTGCTGTATCGTTGGTGGAGGTCCAGCAGGAACTTTACTGGCTTTACTTTTAGCACGCCAGGGTATCCATGTCATCTTACTAGAAACCCACAAGGATTTTGACCGCGATTTTCGTGGGGATACTATCCATCCATCAGTAATGGAAATAATGGCAGAACTGGATTTAGCTGAATCCTTGCTACAACTTCCCCACACCAAAATGCATCGGATGAGTCTCGGAACCTCAGAAAAACAAGCTGTTATTGCTGATTTTAGTCATCTCAAGACTGCCTATCCCTACATTACAATGTTGCCCCAGGTAAAATTCCTGGAATTTATCACGACTGAAGCCAAAAAATACCCGAATTTTCAGCTAGTCATGGGGGCAAATGTGCAAGAAATACTGAGAGTAAATAATACTACGATCGGAGTTAGTTATCGAGGTCAAGGTGGATGGCATGAAGTCCGGGCAAAGCTGACAGTCGGTGCAGATGGACGGCATTCTAAGCTACGACAGCTAGGAGAATTTGAGGCAATTTCTACCTCTGCACCCATGGATGTCCTATGGTTCCGTCTTCCTAAGCATCGGGAGGAAGCTCCAGGAGGAATGGGACGTATTGGTCGTGGTCATATAGTAGCAATGTTAGATCGGGGAGAACAGTGGCAAATTGCCTATGTCATTCCCAAAGGCACATACCAAAAAATACGGCATCAAGGGTTAGAAATATTACGTCAATCTGTGATAGAAGTTGTACCGGAATTGGTAGATAGAATCGCATTTTTACACGATTGGTCGCAAATTGCCTTTTTATCTGTAGAGTCTGACCGCCTCAAATGCTGGTATAGTCAGGGTTTACTGTTAATTGGTGATGCGGCTCATGTTATGTCCCCTATTGGAGGGGTTGGTATCAACTATGCCATCCAAGACGCGGTAGTTGCTAGCAATGTATTAAGTAAACCTTTGAAAACTGGAACTCTCAATGTCGATGATCTCGCTCAGGTACAGCGACAACGGGAATTGCCTACTCGTGTAATTCAAACCTTTCAATCTCTGATCCAACAACGCATTTTTGCCCCTGCTCTGGATTCTCAAAATTCTCAACCCTTCCAACCACCACGATGGTTAGGTTTACCTGGATTGCGAGACTTTCCTGCCAGGTTAATCGCGTTTGGTGTTTTTCCTGCCCATGTCAAGATGTAA
- a CDS encoding ABC transporter ATP-binding protein translates to MAQVVLENVYKSFPPRKGEGTQNRQEGMNVLRRIHLTVNDGEFMVLVGPSGCGKSTLLRLIAGLETMTGGNIWVGDRLVNHLPPKERDIAMVFQNYALYPHMTVYDNIAFGLRRRQQGDGVSQGKFTDTLLVEATRKLPKGLRYISEQERKIQEQVRNVAQLLQIEGLLNRLPKQLSGGQRQRVALGRAIARNPQVFLMDEPLSNLDAKLRAETRAQIVKLQRQLGTTTIYVTHDQTEAMTMGDRIAILNQGQIQQIDPPLELYNRPANRFVAEFIGSPPMNFITVEFHAPQLITNGDFRMTIPHLWSSALQKYDGKKLILGVRPEHLLVSVPATKNLPVKVELVENLGNESYISAKFIESSFPTNGINNNPLQIRVPPDRTIKLGEELWLSLTTDKIHFFDPETEQAIFPKTSPSLPFEN, encoded by the coding sequence GTGGCACAGGTTGTATTAGAGAACGTTTATAAGAGTTTTCCTCCCCGCAAAGGTGAGGGTACACAAAATCGTCAGGAAGGGATGAATGTATTGCGACGAATTCACCTGACGGTAAATGATGGTGAGTTTATGGTGTTGGTTGGACCCTCTGGGTGTGGCAAAAGTACTTTGTTGCGCTTAATTGCTGGTTTGGAAACCATGACTGGGGGAAATATTTGGGTTGGCGATCGCCTAGTCAATCATCTTCCCCCCAAGGAACGAGATATTGCCATGGTGTTTCAAAATTATGCTCTTTACCCCCACATGACGGTATACGACAATATTGCCTTTGGGTTGCGTCGCAGACAACAGGGTGATGGAGTATCTCAGGGTAAATTTACTGATACTTTGTTAGTTGAGGCTACGAGAAAATTACCTAAGGGATTACGGTATATTTCTGAGCAAGAACGGAAAATTCAAGAGCAAGTCAGGAACGTTGCCCAATTATTGCAAATTGAAGGTTTGTTAAATCGATTACCCAAGCAACTATCTGGGGGGCAAAGACAACGAGTAGCATTAGGGAGAGCGATCGCCAGAAATCCCCAAGTATTTCTCATGGATGAGCCATTATCCAACCTGGATGCCAAACTGCGAGCCGAAACCCGTGCCCAAATTGTGAAGTTACAAAGGCAACTCGGTACAACCACCATCTATGTCACCCATGACCAAACAGAAGCAATGACTATGGGCGATCGCATTGCTATCCTGAATCAGGGACAAATCCAGCAAATAGACCCACCTTTAGAATTATACAACCGTCCCGCGAACCGCTTCGTTGCCGAGTTCATTGGTTCCCCACCGATGAATTTTATCACCGTGGAATTTCACGCACCGCAATTAATAACCAACGGAGATTTCCGCATGACAATTCCCCATCTTTGGAGCAGCGCGTTACAAAAATATGACGGGAAAAAATTAATTTTAGGTGTCCGTCCAGAGCATTTACTGGTAAGTGTGCCTGCCACGAAAAATCTCCCAGTAAAAGTGGAACTAGTGGAAAATTTAGGGAATGAATCTTATATTTCTGCTAAATTTATTGAGTCTAGTTTTCCCACCAATGGAATCAACAATAATCCCCTTCAGATAAGAGTTCCTCCCGATAGAACCATCAAGTTAGGGGAAGAACTATGGCTATCTTTAACAACAGATAAAATTCACTTTTTCGACCCGGAAACAGAGCAAGCTATCTTCCCGAAAACTTCCCCTTCCTTACCCTTTGAAAATTAG